The following proteins come from a genomic window of Streptomyces liliiviolaceus:
- a CDS encoding GntR family transcriptional regulator translates to MTSLPSLLGGLNPTSDRAVFRQIADQLREAIDRGRFKEGEKLPSEAELVEHYGVSRMTVRNSFSVLQGEGLVHAEHGKGVFVRPRPPVRRLASDRFARRHREQGKSAFIVEADAAGSHPKVDSLEVKEEKATQDISARLGSVRRVLARRRRYLLDGRPVEFATSYLPLDIARGTQIAEPNPGPGGIYARLEELGHHLDHFEEEIRARMPSPSEVKTLHLASGVPVIHLIRTAYDTEKRPVEVCDTVMAADAYVLSYQLPAT, encoded by the coding sequence GTGACCTCTCTTCCGTCCCTGCTCGGTGGCCTGAATCCCACGAGCGATCGTGCGGTCTTCCGGCAGATCGCCGACCAGCTGCGCGAGGCCATCGACCGTGGGCGCTTCAAGGAAGGGGAGAAGCTGCCTTCGGAAGCTGAGCTTGTCGAGCACTACGGCGTATCCCGGATGACCGTCCGGAATTCCTTCTCGGTACTCCAGGGCGAGGGCCTGGTGCACGCCGAGCACGGCAAGGGTGTGTTCGTCCGGCCGCGACCACCTGTGCGGCGGCTCGCCTCCGACCGGTTCGCCCGGCGCCACCGCGAGCAGGGGAAGTCCGCGTTCATCGTGGAAGCGGACGCTGCCGGCAGTCACCCGAAGGTGGACAGCCTGGAGGTCAAGGAAGAGAAGGCCACGCAGGACATCTCCGCCCGGCTCGGGTCCGTACGGCGTGTGCTCGCTCGGCGGCGCCGGTATCTGCTCGACGGTCGTCCGGTCGAGTTCGCTACCTCTTACCTCCCCCTCGACATCGCCCGCGGTACGCAGATCGCCGAACCCAATCCCGGCCCCGGCGGCATCTACGCCCGGCTCGAAGAACTCGGCCACCACCTCGACCACTTCGAGGAAGAGATCCGGGCCCGGATGCCCTCGCCGTCCGAGGTCAAGACGCTGCATCTCGCCTCCGGCGTCCCTGTAATTCATCTGATCCGTACCGCGTACGACACCGAGAAGCGGCCCGTGGAGGTCTGCGACACCGTCATGGCGGCGGACGCGTACGTGCTGTCGTATCAGCTTCCGGCGACGTGA
- a CDS encoding FtsK/SpoIIIE domain-containing protein, with product MTDLATLLEVGGPVAALGGGAAYARAQHPGVYWSTVGLPLSTARLLSSYGSVMEACGLTVAPSRLRVLAVKATSRREVRPVPPRRGIIRPTSTGLRLRLRLAPGQEPADVAASAERLRHAWGVHAVYVTTVKPGVVELRLVGFDVLRKVRMARKSPAGSLKISVALREDATPFVRDYRTVPHQLTLGATLSGKSMYLRHLVAGLARQPVALVGIDCKRGVELAPFAARLSALATDPGQAAQLLPVLIAEMEDRYDLIKARQGIASGTPDEEITSDIWGLPEHERPVPVVLFVDEVAELFLVATRKDEDRRDEMVTQLIRLAQLGRAAGIYLEVCGQRFGAELGKGATMLRAQLSGRVCHRVNDEASAKMALGDIAPEAVSAACAIAPELPGLAVAGDTSGGWSRIRTPYLSLGEAAEICHESAHLVPDLPALKPFRPAVPVRPVKAPAPSRAAVRRFRLSR from the coding sequence ATGACCGATCTGGCAACGCTTCTGGAGGTGGGTGGTCCCGTCGCAGCACTCGGCGGTGGGGCCGCCTACGCCCGGGCCCAACACCCCGGCGTCTACTGGTCCACGGTCGGCCTGCCGTTGTCCACGGCTCGGCTGCTCAGCTCGTACGGCTCGGTCATGGAAGCCTGCGGTCTGACCGTGGCTCCGTCCCGGCTGCGGGTCCTGGCGGTCAAGGCCACGAGTCGGCGTGAAGTGCGGCCCGTTCCGCCGCGTCGCGGGATCATCCGGCCCACCTCGACCGGGCTACGGCTCCGTCTGCGGCTCGCTCCCGGGCAGGAACCCGCCGACGTCGCCGCCTCGGCCGAACGGCTGCGGCACGCCTGGGGCGTTCACGCCGTGTACGTGACGACGGTCAAGCCCGGTGTCGTCGAACTGCGGCTCGTCGGCTTCGACGTGCTGCGCAAGGTCCGTATGGCGCGCAAGTCTCCGGCCGGGTCGCTGAAGATATCGGTGGCTCTGCGGGAGGACGCCACGCCGTTCGTACGCGACTACCGGACCGTTCCTCACCAACTGACCCTCGGTGCGACGCTGTCGGGCAAGTCCATGTACCTGCGCCACCTCGTCGCCGGACTCGCCCGGCAGCCTGTCGCCCTGGTCGGCATCGACTGCAAGCGTGGTGTGGAGCTGGCGCCCTTCGCCGCCCGGCTGTCGGCCCTGGCCACCGACCCTGGGCAGGCTGCTCAACTGCTGCCCGTGCTCATCGCGGAGATGGAGGACCGTTACGACCTGATCAAGGCTCGGCAGGGCATCGCGTCGGGGACGCCGGATGAGGAGATCACCTCTGACATCTGGGGCCTGCCGGAGCACGAACGGCCCGTGCCCGTCGTGCTGTTCGTGGACGAGGTCGCGGAACTCTTCCTCGTCGCCACGCGGAAGGATGAGGATCGGCGGGACGAGATGGTCACCCAGCTCATCCGCCTCGCCCAGCTCGGCCGCGCCGCCGGAATCTACCTGGAGGTCTGCGGGCAGCGCTTCGGCGCCGAGCTGGGCAAGGGGGCGACCATGCTGCGGGCTCAGCTCTCCGGCCGGGTCTGCCACCGCGTCAACGACGAAGCCTCCGCCAAGATGGCGCTCGGCGACATCGCCCCCGAAGCGGTCTCCGCCGCCTGCGCCATCGCCCCGGAACTGCCCGGCCTCGCCGTGGCCGGTGACACCTCCGGCGGCTGGTCCCGCATCCGCACTCCGTATCTCTCCCTCGGCGAGGCCGCCGAGATCTGCCACGAGTCGGCCCACCTGGTCCCCGAC
- a CDS encoding NUDIX hydrolase, which translates to MSVAGVIVDDQGRALLIKRRDNGHWEPPGGIVEREETLPEALQREVLEETGIKIALPATLTGVYKNMTGLIVSLVFRCEAADGTPTTGDETRALRWATREEVTDLADEAYAIRVLDALDALSPPVVRAHDGVKLV; encoded by the coding sequence GTGAGCGTTGCCGGAGTCATCGTCGACGACCAGGGCCGGGCCCTCTTGATCAAGCGCCGCGACAACGGCCACTGGGAACCCCCGGGTGGCATCGTCGAGCGGGAGGAAACCCTCCCCGAGGCGCTTCAGCGCGAAGTCCTCGAAGAGACCGGCATCAAGATCGCGCTTCCCGCGACCCTCACCGGCGTCTACAAGAACATGACGGGCCTGATCGTCTCCCTGGTCTTCCGCTGCGAGGCCGCCGACGGCACGCCAACCACCGGGGACGAGACCCGCGCTCTGCGGTGGGCCACCCGTGAAGAAGTCACCGACCTTGCCGACGAGGCGTACGCGATCCGTGTCCTGGACGCTCTGGACGCGTTGTCTCCACCGGTCGTCCGCGCACACGACGG
- a CDS encoding SCO3933 family regulatory protein produces MRTIRVETSAATILLTEAPEPKVRDRQTGEIAKDVNSGEALMTIGVVYIEEGESALIKVTIPESGVSEGLALGAPISLPGLVARPWESVFNGQQRHGIAYRAAAVTPAAFPAVMGASA; encoded by the coding sequence TTGCGCACCATCCGTGTGGAGACCTCGGCCGCGACGATCCTGCTGACCGAGGCACCCGAACCCAAGGTTCGCGACCGACAGACCGGCGAGATCGCCAAGGACGTCAACAGCGGCGAGGCACTGATGACGATCGGCGTCGTCTACATCGAGGAGGGGGAGTCGGCTCTGATCAAGGTCACCATTCCGGAGAGCGGAGTCTCCGAGGGGTTGGCGCTCGGTGCTCCGATCTCGCTGCCCGGCCTGGTGGCCCGGCCGTGGGAGAGCGTGTTCAACGGGCAGCAGCGTCACGGCATCGCCTACCGCGCCGCCGCCGTCACCCCGGCCGCCTTCCCCGCAGTCATGGGGGCCTCGGCCTGA
- a CDS encoding DUF3027 domain-containing protein produces MNADRSTPDRAWTGDDREHNDDCHERWLPALNRTTDQPTYRDEWFDEQCGGCLFWVALRGELGRDWGVCTQPDSPFDGRARFEHDGCELFAIREDGSFG; encoded by the coding sequence GTGAACGCGGATCGCTCGACGCCTGACAGAGCTTGGACAGGTGATGACCGTGAACACAACGACGATTGCCACGAGCGCTGGTTGCCGGCGCTGAACCGGACTACTGACCAACCGACTTACCGGGATGAGTGGTTCGACGAGCAGTGCGGAGGCTGTCTTTTCTGGGTCGCGCTGCGTGGAGAGCTGGGGCGGGACTGGGGAGTCTGCACTCAGCCTGACTCGCCGTTCGATGGTCGTGCCCGCTTCGAGCACGACGGCTGCGAGCTCTTCGCCATCCGTGAGGACGGTTCCTTCGGGTGA